One window of Paroedura picta isolate Pp20150507F chromosome 2, Ppicta_v3.0, whole genome shotgun sequence genomic DNA carries:
- the CNOT9 gene encoding CCR4-NOT transcription complex subunit 9 isoform X2, with amino-acid sequence MHSLATTAPVPTALAQVDREKIYQWINELSSPETRENALLELSKKRESVPDLAPMLWHSFGTIAALLQEIVNIYPSINPPTLTAHQSNRVCNALALLQCVASHPETRSAFLAAHIPLFLYPFLHTVSKTRPFEYLRLTSLGVIGALVKTDEQEVINFLLTTEIIPLCLRIMESGSELSKTVATFILQKILLDDTGLAYICQTYERFSHVAMILGKMVLQLSKEPSARLLKHVVRCYLRLSDNPRAREALRQCLPDQLKDTTFAQVLKDDTTTKRWLAQLVKNLQEGQVTDPRGIPLPPQ; translated from the exons CCTGTGCCAACAGCACTGGCCCAAGTTGACAGAGAGAAGATTTATCAGTGGATTAATGAGCTTTCCAGCCCTGAAACTCGTGAGAATGCACTGCTGGAGCTTAGTAAGAAGCGAGAGTCAGTACCTGATCTTGCCCCAATGCTATGGCACTCATTTGGCACTATTGCAGCACTCTTACAG GAAATTGTAAATATCTACCCATCTATAAATCCACCAACTTTGACAGCTCATCAGTCCAACAGAGTCTGCAATGCTCTGGCACTTCTACAGTGTGTTGCATCACATCCAGAAACTAG gtcagcctttcttgcTGCTCACATACCCCTTTTCTTGTATCCCTTCTTGCATACTGTTAGCAAGACTCGCCCATTTGAGTATCTGCGACTCACCAGCCTTGGAGTCATTG ggGCCTTGGTGAAAACAGATGAGCAAGAAGTAATCAACTTTTTACTGACAACAGAAATTATCCCTTTGTGCTTACGCATCATGGAGTCTGGCAGTGAACTCTCCAAAACG GTTGCAACTTTTATTCTGCAAAAGATCTTGTTGGATGATACAGGGCTGGCTTACATCTGTCAGACTTACGAACGATTTTCTCATGTTGCAATGATATTG GGTAAAATGGTCCTGCAACTTTCCAAGGAGCCTTCTGCCAGACTGCTGAAACATGTTGTCCGTTGTTACCTTCGCCTTTCTGATAATCCAAG GGCACGGGAAGCCCTCAGGCAGTGCCTTCCTGATCAGCTGAAAGACACCACTTTTGCCCAGGTTCTGAAAGATGACACCACAACCAAGCGTTGGCTGGCACAGCTGGTCAAGAATCTGCAAGAAGGCCAAGTCACCGATCCCAGGGGcattccccttcctccacagtGA
- the CNOT9 gene encoding CCR4-NOT transcription complex subunit 9 isoform X1, which yields MHSLATTAPVPTALAQVDREKIYQWINELSSPETRENALLELSKKRESVPDLAPMLWHSFGTIAALLQEIVNIYPSINPPTLTAHQSNRVCNALALLQCVASHPETRSAFLAAHIPLFLYPFLHTVSKTRPFEYLRLTSLGVIGALVKTDEQEVINFLLTTEIIPLCLRIMESGSELSKTVATFILQKILLDDTGLAYICQTYERFSHVAMILGKMVLQLSKEPSARLLKHVVRCYLRLSDNPRCRAREALRQCLPDQLKDTTFAQVLKDDTTTKRWLAQLVKNLQEGQVTDPRGIPLPPQ from the exons CCTGTGCCAACAGCACTGGCCCAAGTTGACAGAGAGAAGATTTATCAGTGGATTAATGAGCTTTCCAGCCCTGAAACTCGTGAGAATGCACTGCTGGAGCTTAGTAAGAAGCGAGAGTCAGTACCTGATCTTGCCCCAATGCTATGGCACTCATTTGGCACTATTGCAGCACTCTTACAG GAAATTGTAAATATCTACCCATCTATAAATCCACCAACTTTGACAGCTCATCAGTCCAACAGAGTCTGCAATGCTCTGGCACTTCTACAGTGTGTTGCATCACATCCAGAAACTAG gtcagcctttcttgcTGCTCACATACCCCTTTTCTTGTATCCCTTCTTGCATACTGTTAGCAAGACTCGCCCATTTGAGTATCTGCGACTCACCAGCCTTGGAGTCATTG ggGCCTTGGTGAAAACAGATGAGCAAGAAGTAATCAACTTTTTACTGACAACAGAAATTATCCCTTTGTGCTTACGCATCATGGAGTCTGGCAGTGAACTCTCCAAAACG GTTGCAACTTTTATTCTGCAAAAGATCTTGTTGGATGATACAGGGCTGGCTTACATCTGTCAGACTTACGAACGATTTTCTCATGTTGCAATGATATTG GGTAAAATGGTCCTGCAACTTTCCAAGGAGCCTTCTGCCAGACTGCTGAAACATGTTGTCCGTTGTTACCTTCGCCTTTCTGATAATCCAA GATGTAGGGCACGGGAAGCCCTCAGGCAGTGCCTTCCTGATCAGCTGAAAGACACCACTTTTGCCCAGGTTCTGAAAGATGACACCACAACCAAGCGTTGGCTGGCACAGCTGGTCAAGAATCTGCAAGAAGGCCAAGTCACCGATCCCAGGGGcattccccttcctccacagtGA